The Thalassophryne amazonica chromosome 8, fThaAma1.1, whole genome shotgun sequence genome includes a window with the following:
- the hsf4 gene encoding heat shock factor protein 4, producing the protein MQESPGAMGIDGSYASNVPAFLTKLWTLVEDPDTNHLICWSAAGTSFHVFDQGRFAKEVLPKYFKHNNMASFVRQLNMYGFRKVVNIEQSGLVKPERDDTEFQHVYFLQGNEHLLEHIKRKVSIVKNEGTKVRQEDLSKLMYEVQLLRTQQDNMECQMQDMKQQNEVLWREVVSLRQNHTQQQNVMNKLIHFLFSQMQPNAAGTVGLKRKLSLMLVDGSSSPPASKFSHSHPMEPLHEPFFIQSPSNESASCSSSGLTGGPIISDVTDLTQANMVLQMHPDDTREKCMTLIKEEPVSPGMKGGGAKGGSVRGGEAVGMTSACEVCSSEPPVLPVAMVQSVLEGRGSTVERRSKRPALERVEACDAVENMDMSLEELQQLLLRSHQHSSVEAGNRAVIDPFTLSLPLPEWNFTEIESNLKSYMFQNQDTEAFPAMSCEEQ; encoded by the exons ATGCAGGAATCTCCAGGTGCGATGGGAATAGATGGCAGCTATGCCAGCAATGTTCCAGCCTTTCTCACCAAACTCTGGACCCTGGTCGAGGACCCGGACACCAACCACCTGATCTGCTGGAGTGCT GCAGGAACTAGTTTCCATGTGTTTGACCAGGGACGATTCGCCAAGGAGGTTCTACCAAAGTACTTTAAACACAATAATATGGCAAGCTTTGTCCGGCAGCTCAACATGT ATGGTTTCCGTAAAGTTGTGAACATCGAGCAGAGCGGCCTGGTGAAACCTGAGCGAGACGACACAGAGTTCCAGCATGTTTATTTCCTCCAGGGAAACGAACATCTGCTGGAACACATTAAGAGGAAG GTGTCCATTGTAAAGAATGAGGGGACTAAAGTCCGTCAGGAGGATCTCAGTAAACTGATGTATGAAGTTCAGCTTCTCCGAACCCAACAGGACAACATGGAGTGTCAGATGCAGGACATGAAACA GCAGAATGAAGTTCTTTGGAGAGAGGTGGTGTCACTACGACAGAATCACACTCAGCAGCAGAACGTCATGAACAAG CTGATTCACTTTCTGTTCAGCCAGATGCAGCCGAACGCGGCCGGCACTGTGGGCCTAAAGAGAAAGCT GTCCCTTATGTTGGTTGATGGTTCTTCCAGTCCTCCTGCCTCCAAATTCAGCCACAGTCACCCGATGGAACCCCTCCACGAGCCCTTCTTCATTCAGTCG CCATCCAATGAGAGTGCTTCCTGCTCCTCCAGTGGCCTGACAGGAGGCCCAATCATATCAGATGTTACTGATTTAACACAGGCCAATATGGTGCTCCAGATGCATCCTGATGACACCAG AGAGAAGTGCATGACGCTCATCAAAGAGGAGCCTGTGAGTCCAGGAATGAAAGGAGGAGGAGCAAAAGGAGGCAGCGTGAGAGGAGGAGAAGCTGTTGGGATGACATCCGCCTGTGAGGTGTGCTCCTCAGAACCCCCTGTTCTCCCAGTTGCGATGGTCCAATCTGTTCTTGAGGGGCGGGGCTCTACAGTGGAGAGAAGGAGTAAGAGACCTGCACTGGAACG AGTGGAGGCGTGCGATGCTGTAGAAAACATGGATATGAGTCTGGAAGAGCTGCAGCAGCTGCTTCTAAGGAGCCATCAGCACAGCAGTGTGGAAGCAGGCAACAGGGCCGTGATAGAT CCCTTCACTTTAAGCCTGCCCCTGCCTGAGTGGAATTTCACAGAAATTGAGTCAAATCTCAAATCA
- the LOC117516187 gene encoding uncharacterized protein LOC117516187 isoform X1 — MPMINQPIFGLSLQSTQGDYRQMMIIAQPIIRLFLQSTQRDYRPMLIITQLIIGLSLQSTQRDYRPMPMITQPIIGLSLQSTQSDYRPMRIITQPIIGLSLHSNQRYYRPMLIITQPIIGLSLQSTQSDYQPMPMITQPIIGLSLQSTQSDYQPMRIITQPIIGLSLHSTQRDYRPVMIITQPIIRLSLQSTQRDYRPMLIITEPIIGQSLQSTQRDYRPMPMINQPIIGLSPQSTQGDYRQMMIITQPIIRLFLQSTQRDYRPMPIITQLIIGLSLQSTQRDYRPMPMITQPIIGLSLQSTQSDYRPMRIITQPIIGLSLHSNQRDYRPMMIITQPIIGLSLQSTQSDYQPMPMITQPIIGLSLQSTQSDYWPMRIITQPIIGLSLQSTQSDYQPMPMITQPIIGLSLQSTQSDYWPMRIITQPIIGLSLQSTQRDYRPMLIITQPIISLSLQSTQSDYGRCRLSPNRLLVYPYTVPRGIDLQSTQSDYQPMPMITQPIIGLSLQSTQSDYRPMRITTQPIISLSLHSTQRDYRPVMIITQPIIRLSLQSTQTDYWPMLIITQPIIGQSLQSTQRDYRPMPMINEPIIGLSPQSTQGDYWPMQIITQPIIVYPYRLPSGIIGQCR; from the exons ATGCCGATGATCAACCAACCAATtttcggtctatccctacagagtaccCAGGGGGATTATCGGCAGATGATGATTATCGCCCAACCAATTATCCGTCTattcctacagagcacccagagggattatcggccaaTGCTGATTATCACCCAactgattatcggtctatccctacagagtacccagagggattatcggccaaTGCCGATGATCACCcaaccgattatcggtctatccctacagagtaccCAGAGCGATTATCGGCCGATGCGGATTATCACCCAACCAATTATTGGTCTATCCCTACACAGTAACCAGAGGTATTATCGGCCAATGCTGATTATCACCcaaccgattatcg gtctatccctacagagtaccCAGAGTGATTATCAGCCAATGCCGATGATCACCCAAccaattatcggtctatccctacagagtaccCAGAGCGATTATCAGCCGATGCGGATTATCACCCAACCAATTATTGGTCTATCCCTACACagtacccagagggattatcggccaGTGATGATTATCACCCAACCGATTAtccgtctatccctacagagcacccagagggattatcggccaaTGCTGATTATCACCGAACCGATTATCGGTCAATCCCTACAgagtacccagagggattatcggccaaTGCCGATGATCAACcaaccgattatcggtctatctcCACAGAGTACCCAGGGGGATTATCGGCAGATGATGATTATCACCCAACCAATTATCCGTCTattcctacagagcacccagagggattatcggccaaTGCCGATTATCACCCAactgattatcggtctatccctacagagtacccagagggattatcggccaaTGCCGATGATCACCcaaccgattatcggtctatccctacagagtaccCAGAGCGATTATCGGCCGATGCGGATTATCACCCAACCAATTATTGGTCTATCCCTACACAGTaaccagagggattatcggccaaTGATGATTATCACCcaaccgattatcg gtctatccctacagagtaccCAGAGTGATTATCAGCCAATGCCGATGATCACCcaaccgattatcggtctatccctacagagtaccCAGAGCGATTATTGGCCGATGCGGATTATCACCCAACCAATTattg gtctatccctacagagtaccCAGAGTGATTATCAGCCAATGCCGATGATCACCcaaccgattatcggtctatccctacagagtaccCAGAGCGATTATTGGCCGATGCGGATTATCACCCAACCAATTattggtctatccctacagagcacccagagggattatcggccaaTGCTGATTATCACCCAACCGATTATCA gtctatccctacagagtaccCAGAGTGATTACGGCCGATGCAGATTATCACCCAACCGATTATTGGTCTATCCCTACACAGTACCCAGAGGGATAGACCTACAGAGTACCCAGAGTGATTATCAGCCAATGCCGATGATCACCCAAccaattatcggtctatccctacagagtaccCAGAGCGATTATCGGCCGATGCGGATTACCACCCAACCAATTATTAGTCTATCCCTACACagtacccagagggattatcggccaGTGATGATTATCACCCAACCGATTAtccgtctatccctacagagcacccagacggATTATTGGCCAATGCTGATTATCACCCAACCGATTATCGGTCAATCCCTACAgagtacccagagggattatcggccaaTGCCGATGATCAACGaaccgattatcggtctatctcCACAGAGTACCCAGGGGGATTATTGGCCGATGCAGATTATCACCCAACCGATTATCGTCTATCCCTACAGACTACCCAGCGGGATTATCGGCCAATGCCGATGA
- the LOC117516187 gene encoding uncharacterized protein LOC117516187 isoform X2: MPMINQPIFGLSLQSTQGDYRQMMIIAQPIIRLFLQSTQRDYRPMLIITQLIIGLSLQSTQRDYRPMPMITQPIIGLSLQSTQSDYRPMRIITQPIIGLSLHSNQRYYRPMLIITQPIIGLSLQSTQSDYQPMPMITQPIIGLSLQSTQSDYQPMRIITQPIIGLSLHSTQRDYRPVMIITQPIIRLSLQSTQRDYRPMLIITEPIIGQSLQSTQRDYRPMPMINQPIIGLSPQSTQGDYRQMMIITQPIIRLFLQSTQRDYRPMPIITQLIIGLSLQSTQRDYRPMPMITQPIIGLSLQSTQSDYRPMRIITQPIIGLSLHSNQRDYRPMMIITQPIIGLSLQSTQSDYQPMPMITQPIIGLSLQSTQSDYWPMRIITQPIIGLSLQSTQSDYQPMPMITQPIIGLSLQSTQSDYWPMRIITQPIIGLSLQSTQRDYRPMLIITQPIITTEYPE, encoded by the exons ATGCCGATGATCAACCAACCAATtttcggtctatccctacagagtaccCAGGGGGATTATCGGCAGATGATGATTATCGCCCAACCAATTATCCGTCTattcctacagagcacccagagggattatcggccaaTGCTGATTATCACCCAactgattatcggtctatccctacagagtacccagagggattatcggccaaTGCCGATGATCACCcaaccgattatcggtctatccctacagagtaccCAGAGCGATTATCGGCCGATGCGGATTATCACCCAACCAATTATTGGTCTATCCCTACACAGTAACCAGAGGTATTATCGGCCAATGCTGATTATCACCcaaccgattatcg gtctatccctacagagtaccCAGAGTGATTATCAGCCAATGCCGATGATCACCCAAccaattatcggtctatccctacagagtaccCAGAGCGATTATCAGCCGATGCGGATTATCACCCAACCAATTATTGGTCTATCCCTACACagtacccagagggattatcggccaGTGATGATTATCACCCAACCGATTAtccgtctatccctacagagcacccagagggattatcggccaaTGCTGATTATCACCGAACCGATTATCGGTCAATCCCTACAgagtacccagagggattatcggccaaTGCCGATGATCAACcaaccgattatcggtctatctcCACAGAGTACCCAGGGGGATTATCGGCAGATGATGATTATCACCCAACCAATTATCCGTCTattcctacagagcacccagagggattatcggccaaTGCCGATTATCACCCAactgattatcggtctatccctacagagtacccagagggattatcggccaaTGCCGATGATCACCcaaccgattatcggtctatccctacagagtaccCAGAGCGATTATCGGCCGATGCGGATTATCACCCAACCAATTATTGGTCTATCCCTACACAGTaaccagagggattatcggccaaTGATGATTATCACCcaaccgattatcg gtctatccctacagagtaccCAGAGTGATTATCAGCCAATGCCGATGATCACCcaaccgattatcggtctatccctacagagtaccCAGAGCGATTATTGGCCGATGCGGATTATCACCCAACCAATTattg gtctatccctacagagtaccCAGAGTGATTATCAGCCAATGCCGATGATCACCcaaccgattatcggtctatccctacagagtaccCAGAGCGATTATTGGCCGATGCGGATTATCACCCAACCAATTattggtctatccctacagagcacccagagggattatcggccaaTGCTGATTATCACCCAACCGATTATCA CTACAGAGTACCCAGAGTGA
- the LOC117516187 gene encoding uncharacterized protein LOC117516187 isoform X3, whose protein sequence is MPMINQPIFGLSLQSTQGDYRQMMIIAQPIIRLFLQSTQRDYRPMLIITQLIIGLSLQSTQRDYRPMPMITQPIIGLSLQSTQSDYRPMRIITQPIIGLSLHSNQRYYRPMLIITQPIIGLSLQSTQSDYQPMPMITQPIIGLSLQSTQSDYQPMRIITQPIIGLSLHSTQRDYRPVMIITQPIIRLSLQSTQRDYRPMLIITEPIIGQSLQSTQRDYRPMPMINQPIIGLSPQSTQGDYRQMMIITQPIIRLFLQSTQRDYRPMPIITQLIIGLSLQSTQRDYRPMPMITQPIIGLSLQSTQSDYRPMRIITQPIIGLSLHSNQRDYRPMMIITQPIIGLSLQSTQSDYQPMPMITQPIIGLSLQSTQSDYWPMRIITQPIIGLSLQSTQSDYGRCGLSPNQLLVYPYTVTRGIIGQ, encoded by the exons ATGCCGATGATCAACCAACCAATtttcggtctatccctacagagtaccCAGGGGGATTATCGGCAGATGATGATTATCGCCCAACCAATTATCCGTCTattcctacagagcacccagagggattatcggccaaTGCTGATTATCACCCAactgattatcggtctatccctacagagtacccagagggattatcggccaaTGCCGATGATCACCcaaccgattatcggtctatccctacagagtaccCAGAGCGATTATCGGCCGATGCGGATTATCACCCAACCAATTATTGGTCTATCCCTACACAGTAACCAGAGGTATTATCGGCCAATGCTGATTATCACCcaaccgattatcg gtctatccctacagagtaccCAGAGTGATTATCAGCCAATGCCGATGATCACCCAAccaattatcggtctatccctacagagtaccCAGAGCGATTATCAGCCGATGCGGATTATCACCCAACCAATTATTGGTCTATCCCTACACagtacccagagggattatcggccaGTGATGATTATCACCCAACCGATTAtccgtctatccctacagagcacccagagggattatcggccaaTGCTGATTATCACCGAACCGATTATCGGTCAATCCCTACAgagtacccagagggattatcggccaaTGCCGATGATCAACcaaccgattatcggtctatctcCACAGAGTACCCAGGGGGATTATCGGCAGATGATGATTATCACCCAACCAATTATCCGTCTattcctacagagcacccagagggattatcggccaaTGCCGATTATCACCCAactgattatcggtctatccctacagagtacccagagggattatcggccaaTGCCGATGATCACCcaaccgattatcggtctatccctacagagtaccCAGAGCGATTATCGGCCGATGCGGATTATCACCCAACCAATTATTGGTCTATCCCTACACAGTaaccagagggattatcggccaaTGATGATTATCACCcaaccgattatcg gtctatccctacagagtaccCAGAGTGATTATCAGCCAATGCCGATGATCACCcaaccgattatcggtctatccctacagagtaccCAGAGCGATTATTGGCCGATGCGGATTATCACCCAACCAATTattg gtctatccctacagagtaccCAGAGTGATTACGGCCGATGCGGATTATCACCCAACCAATTATTGGTCTATCCCTACACAGTaaccagagggattatcggccaaTGA